A stretch of Christensenellaceae bacterium DNA encodes these proteins:
- a CDS encoding histidine kinase: protein MKEISLHIMDIVQNSITANATLIELQLDIQYADNTVSVSIEDNGKGMSREMLEHVTSPFVTTRTTRRVGLGISLFQAGAQASGGSFEIDSEEGVGTTVKAVYGLDHLDRPPIGDFAGTVHTLIVSNPDIDFVVTVTVDQAEEVLDTRDVRATLGQDVPLDTPEVSLWLKESLDEMFRPEYVDF from the coding sequence ATGAAAGAGATTTCATTGCATATTATGGATATCGTCCAGAATTCCATCACGGCAAACGCTACGTTGATTGAATTGCAGCTTGATATTCAGTATGCGGACAATACGGTTTCGGTTTCCATCGAGGATAATGGAAAAGGCATGAGCAGAGAAATGCTCGAGCATGTTACCAGTCCGTTTGTCACCACGCGTACAACGCGCAGGGTAGGTCTTGGAATATCGCTTTTCCAGGCGGGAGCACAAGCGTCCGGCGGGAGCTTCGAAATTGATTCGGAGGAAGGCGTTGGCACGACTGTGAAAGCGGTATATGGTCTTGACCATCTGGACCGCCCGCCGATTGGCGACTTTGCGGGAACGGTGCATACTTTGATTGTCAGTAATCCGGATATTGATTTTGTGGTTACGGTGACTGTCGACCAGGCAGAAGAAGTGCTCGATACCAGAGACGTCAGGGCGACACTCGGACAGGATGTGCCGTTGGATACGCCGGAGGTATCGCTGTGGCTGAAAGAAAGTCTGGATGAAATGTTCAGGCCGGAATATGTTGATTTTTAA
- the groS gene encoding 10 kDa chaperonin: MTIKPLGDRVVIKSVEAEETTKSGIVLPGSAQEKPQVAEVVEVGPGGVVDGKEIKMEVKKGDKVLYSKYAGTDVKLDGEELVIVRQSDILAIVK, encoded by the coding sequence ATGACAATTAAACCTTTAGGCGACAGAGTCGTCATCAAGTCTGTTGAAGCAGAAGAAACAACAAAGAGCGGCATCGTGCTGCCCGGATCAGCCCAGGAAAAACCGCAGGTTGCGGAAGTGGTTGAAGTTGGCCCCGGCGGCGTTGTCGATGGTAAGGAAATCAAAATGGAAGTGAAAAAGGGCGACAAGGTTCTCTATTCCAAGTACGCCGGCACAGATGTAAAACTGGATGGCGAAGAACTGGTTATCGTTCGCCAGTCGGATATTCTCGCTATTGTGAAATAA
- a CDS encoding ferredoxin: MEKYFHSVRLEKEKCSGCTNCIKRCPTEAIRVQKGKAKILAERCIDCGECIRVCPYHAKNAVTDPLSSINNFKYKIALPAPALYAQFKMLNNRDRVDRVLSALKTMGFDDVFEVARGAEICSKAISGELKKRKKRPLISSACPAVVRLIQVNFPELLDNVVNVDAPVEVAAKVAKREFAQKNNVDISEIGAYFITPCPAKMTSIKSPLAKDKSEVDGAISILEVYGLLAGQLKASETRPFDGEKASAKGIGWANSGGEAFAVGEKNALSVDGIANVARALEDIENDKLKDLDFFEGLACIGGCVGGPLVFESSFVAQSRVNTICDLIGFNKDVEKHAESYASEGIASTMKSIEPLDVMKLDDDRMVALQKIQQIDELLEILPGMDCGSCGAPSCRALAEDIVRGHATEMDCVFMLKEKVRYLAEEMVDLASKDKIRGDGEEE, translated from the coding sequence ATGGAAAAGTATTTTCATTCGGTGCGTCTGGAGAAAGAAAAATGTTCCGGATGTACCAATTGTATCAAGAGGTGTCCGACGGAAGCGATCAGGGTGCAAAAGGGAAAGGCCAAGATATTGGCGGAGCGCTGCATTGACTGCGGCGAATGTATCAGGGTGTGTCCTTATCATGCGAAAAACGCAGTGACGGATCCGCTTTCCAGTATCAATAATTTTAAATATAAAATCGCTTTGCCTGCACCGGCCTTATATGCGCAGTTCAAAATGCTCAACAACAGGGATCGTGTGGACAGGGTCCTGTCGGCCCTTAAGACGATGGGCTTTGACGATGTGTTCGAGGTAGCGCGCGGCGCGGAGATTTGTTCAAAGGCGATTTCCGGCGAGTTAAAAAAGAGGAAGAAAAGGCCGTTGATTTCTTCCGCGTGTCCTGCGGTTGTACGCCTGATTCAGGTGAATTTTCCGGAATTGCTCGATAATGTGGTTAATGTGGACGCTCCGGTAGAGGTAGCGGCCAAGGTAGCAAAGCGTGAATTTGCCCAAAAGAATAATGTCGATATTTCGGAAATCGGCGCATACTTTATTACGCCCTGTCCTGCTAAAATGACGAGCATAAAATCACCGCTCGCCAAGGATAAGAGCGAGGTAGACGGCGCGATTTCCATTTTGGAGGTATACGGCTTGCTGGCGGGGCAGTTAAAGGCATCGGAGACTAGGCCGTTCGATGGGGAAAAGGCCTCCGCCAAGGGGATTGGCTGGGCGAACAGCGGCGGGGAAGCGTTTGCCGTAGGAGAGAAGAACGCCTTGTCTGTGGACGGCATTGCCAATGTTGCGCGGGCGCTGGAGGACATCGAAAACGATAAGCTGAAAGACCTGGATTTCTTTGAGGGGCTGGCGTGTATCGGCGGATGCGTAGGAGGCCCGCTGGTATTCGAAAGCTCGTTTGTCGCGCAGTCGCGCGTAAATACGATCTGTGATTTGATCGGGTTTAATAAGGATGTGGAAAAGCATGCAGAAAGCTATGCAAGCGAGGGGATTGCGTCGACCATGAAATCGATTGAGCCGCTGGATGTGATGAAATTAGACGACGACCGGATGGTCGCGCTCCAGAAAATACAGCAGATCGACGAGCTGCTGGAAATCCTGCCGGGAATGGATTGCGGGAGCTGCGGCGCGCCGTCCTGCCGCGCTCTTGCCGAGGATATTGTACGGGGACACGCGACGGAAATGGATTGCGTCTTCATGCTCAAGGAAAAGGTACGCTATCTGGCGGAGGAAATGGTGGACCTGGCCAGTAAGGATAAAATAAGAGGGGATGGAGAAGAAGAATGA
- a CDS encoding tagatose 3-epimerase, with product MKFGISSYVFTSPFGSDPYGQFKKAKDLGFDIYEIAVEDFDTIDTNSILDARDRTGIDLSSMCGAFGEQNDISSENAEYRKAGVEYIKQLVDLASIIGSKVIAGPMYASVGKARMTTAEEKKQQWTWAVENMKTVAEYAGERDVRLAIEPLNRFETDFINTVEQGLELLDLINMENVGFLLDTFHMNIEEPDIPAAIRAAKGKIFDFHTCSNNRGTPGEDNFDWRAIKAAIDDAGYDDYCNIESFTPDCVAIAKAASLWRPLAESPEALAKNGLSFLKTVFQ from the coding sequence ATGAAATTCGGTATCAGCTCTTATGTATTTACTTCCCCTTTCGGCAGCGATCCCTATGGGCAGTTCAAGAAGGCCAAGGATCTGGGATTTGACATTTACGAAATTGCCGTCGAGGATTTTGACACAATTGATACAAATAGTATTTTGGATGCGCGTGACAGAACCGGCATCGATCTTTCGTCTATGTGCGGCGCTTTCGGCGAGCAAAACGACATTTCTTCCGAAAACGCAGAATACCGCAAAGCTGGCGTTGAATATATCAAACAGCTGGTCGACCTCGCCTCCATCATAGGCTCAAAAGTAATCGCCGGTCCCATGTATGCTTCCGTTGGTAAGGCGCGCATGACCACGGCGGAAGAAAAAAAACAGCAATGGACATGGGCCGTCGAAAATATGAAAACAGTTGCGGAATATGCCGGCGAGCGCGATGTTAGGCTGGCAATCGAGCCGCTTAACCGTTTTGAAACGGATTTTATCAATACCGTAGAACAAGGGCTTGAGCTGCTCGACCTCATCAATATGGAAAATGTCGGTTTCCTATTGGATACGTTTCACATGAACATTGAAGAACCTGATATTCCTGCGGCAATCCGCGCCGCCAAAGGTAAAATCTTTGACTTTCATACCTGCAGCAATAACCGTGGAACTCCCGGCGAGGATAATTTTGACTGGCGGGCGATCAAAGCTGCGATCGACGATGCGGGCTATGACGATTACTGTAATATCGAATCTTTCACACCGGATTGCGTCGCCATTGCCAAGGCGGCTTCTCTTTGGCGGCCGCTCGCCGAGTCGCCCGAAGCTCTTGCAAAAAACGGACTTTCTTTCCTGAAAACGGTTTTCCAATAA
- a CDS encoding ferredoxin — MVSLTIDGIKVEVPDNTSVLDAARKANIDIPTLCYLKGVNAIGACRICLVEVKGNPNLQAACVLPVAEGMEVLTSSEKVLKARKVSLDLLLSNHDRECLTCARNGNCELQTLAEEFNMRTIRYEGEKIKKDIDDESVSVVRNPNKCVICKRCVAACANQQGVGVISATNRGFKTTIEPVWGKSLVDVPCINCGQCIVSCPVGALTEKSEIDKVWAALHNPDLHVVVQPAPAVRVAIGEEFGMPMGTRVTGKLAASLRKIGFDKVFDTDFGADLTIMEEGYEFINRVKNGGTLPMITSCSPGWIKFAEYFFPDMLDNLSTCKSPHQMLGAIIKSYYAEQNGIDPAKIFTVSVMPCTAKKYEKERAGEAGTGYEDVDAVLTTREMAQMIKEANIDFVNLPDEDFDEVLGTSTGAGVIFGATGGVMEAALRTVAEVLTGEELKSVDFCDVRGIAGIKEAEVKIGDMNVKVAIVSGTGNAKKLLEAIRRGEKEYHFIEVMACPGGCVNGGGQPIVSARVKNVLDPRIVRAQGLYDEDCDKPLRKSHENPDIQRLYKDFLGEPNSHKAHTLLHTFYEQKPKYREQ; from the coding sequence ATGGTTTCATTAACAATAGACGGCATTAAAGTTGAAGTGCCGGATAATACAAGCGTTCTTGACGCTGCAAGGAAAGCGAATATCGATATTCCGACGCTTTGCTATCTGAAAGGCGTCAATGCAATCGGCGCATGCCGTATTTGCCTCGTTGAGGTCAAGGGAAATCCGAATCTGCAGGCGGCGTGTGTGCTTCCTGTTGCGGAGGGCATGGAAGTGCTGACATCTTCGGAAAAGGTCTTAAAAGCAAGGAAAGTAAGCCTTGATTTGTTGCTTTCAAACCACGACAGGGAATGCCTGACATGTGCGCGTAACGGCAACTGCGAACTGCAGACGCTGGCAGAAGAGTTTAACATGAGGACTATCCGCTATGAAGGCGAGAAGATCAAAAAAGACATTGACGACGAGTCGGTATCCGTCGTACGTAATCCGAACAAATGCGTAATCTGTAAACGCTGCGTGGCCGCCTGTGCAAACCAGCAGGGCGTCGGCGTGATCAGCGCGACCAACCGAGGATTTAAAACGACGATCGAACCCGTATGGGGAAAATCGCTGGTTGACGTGCCGTGCATCAACTGCGGACAGTGTATCGTATCCTGTCCGGTGGGCGCGCTGACTGAAAAGAGCGAGATCGATAAGGTATGGGCGGCGCTCCACAATCCGGACCTGCATGTGGTTGTGCAGCCGGCGCCGGCCGTACGTGTGGCGATTGGCGAGGAATTCGGTATGCCGATGGGCACGAGGGTGACAGGAAAACTGGCGGCTTCACTGCGCAAGATTGGTTTTGATAAAGTGTTTGATACGGACTTTGGCGCAGACCTGACGATTATGGAAGAAGGTTACGAGTTTATTAACCGCGTGAAGAACGGCGGAACATTGCCGATGATTACATCCTGCTCTCCGGGCTGGATCAAATTTGCGGAATATTTCTTTCCGGATATGCTGGATAACCTTTCTACCTGCAAATCTCCGCATCAGATGCTGGGCGCGATCATCAAATCGTATTATGCTGAGCAGAACGGGATCGATCCGGCAAAAATCTTTACGGTTTCCGTTATGCCGTGTACGGCTAAAAAGTACGAAAAAGAGCGCGCAGGCGAAGCCGGAACGGGGTATGAGGACGTGGATGCCGTGCTGACGACGCGCGAAATGGCGCAGATGATCAAGGAAGCGAATATTGATTTTGTCAATCTGCCGGATGAGGATTTTGATGAGGTGCTCGGAACTTCTACGGGCGCGGGCGTTATCTTCGGCGCGACGGGCGGCGTTATGGAGGCGGCGCTTCGCACGGTGGCGGAAGTGCTGACCGGCGAAGAATTGAAAAGCGTCGATTTCTGCGATGTTCGCGGTATTGCGGGCATTAAGGAAGCGGAGGTCAAAATTGGCGATATGAACGTTAAGGTTGCGATCGTCAGCGGTACAGGCAATGCGAAAAAGCTTTTGGAAGCGATTCGGCGCGGCGAAAAGGAATATCATTTTATCGAGGTCATGGCTTGCCCGGGCGGATGCGTAAACGGCGGCGGACAGCCGATTGTTTCGGCACGGGTGAAGAATGTGCTTGACCCGCGTATCGTACGCGCACAGGGACTCTACGACGAGGATTGTGATAAGCCTTTGCGGAAATCGCATGAAAATCCTGATATTCAGAGGCTTTACAAGGATTTCCTCGGCGAACCCAACAGTCACAAGGCACATACGCTTTTGCATACTTTTTATGAACAAAAGCCCAAATACAGGGAACAGTAA
- a CDS encoding cytidine deaminase: MDKWDKRFMDLAGEIAHWSSCYKPNRSVGAIIVKNKRIVTTGYNGAPAGIDSCKERGECLRNNLGIASGERHELCYAIHAEQNAIIQAAKLGIAIDGATMYCTHQPCAICAKMIVNAGIIRIVYKYPYPDDFAKKIFEAVDMQIEQFRD, from the coding sequence ATGGATAAGTGGGATAAACGTTTTATGGATCTGGCGGGAGAGATCGCGCACTGGTCCAGCTGCTATAAACCGAACCGCAGCGTCGGAGCGATCATTGTGAAAAACAAGCGTATCGTTACGACGGGATACAACGGAGCGCCTGCGGGGATTGACAGTTGCAAGGAGCGGGGAGAGTGTCTACGTAATAACCTTGGGATTGCTTCAGGAGAGCGGCATGAGTTATGTTATGCGATCCACGCGGAGCAAAACGCGATCATCCAGGCGGCAAAGCTGGGCATTGCGATCGACGGCGCAACGATGTATTGTACGCACCAGCCCTGCGCTATTTGCGCAAAAATGATCGTCAATGCCGGAATTATACGCATTGTGTATAAATACCCTTATCCGGATGACTTTGCAAAAAAGATATTTGAAGCGGTGGATATGCAGATCGAACAGTTTAGGGACTGA
- a CDS encoding histidinol-phosphatase: MELYYDFHIHSALSPCADNDMTPNNIVNMARLKGLDAIAVCDHNSTKNVMAIEKVARGAGITFLPGIEMTTAEEVHMLALFEKAHAAEAFGDMVYAALPDIPNKPDYFGEQLVMDENDEITGSLDKLLISALPFDMDECCARVLEYGGYVIPAHINKGANSVLANLGFFPPQLTFKTIEVVKGLAITNDISGFHKIHSSDAHNLWQISERENAVEISENSVSAILKKLCV; this comes from the coding sequence ATGGAACTTTATTACGATTTTCATATTCACTCCGCTCTTTCGCCCTGCGCGGATAATGATATGACGCCGAATAATATCGTGAATATGGCCAGGCTCAAAGGACTGGACGCGATTGCGGTCTGCGACCACAACAGTACGAAAAACGTTATGGCGATAGAAAAGGTAGCGCGCGGCGCGGGCATTACATTCCTGCCGGGCATAGAGATGACGACGGCGGAAGAAGTACATATGCTTGCGTTGTTTGAAAAGGCGCATGCGGCGGAAGCGTTCGGCGATATGGTTTATGCGGCCTTGCCGGATATTCCAAACAAACCGGACTATTTTGGTGAGCAACTGGTGATGGATGAAAACGATGAAATCACCGGAAGCCTCGACAAATTGTTAATTTCGGCATTGCCGTTTGATATGGACGAATGCTGCGCGAGGGTTTTGGAATATGGCGGTTATGTAATTCCCGCGCACATCAACAAGGGAGCGAATTCCGTGCTTGCCAATTTAGGGTTTTTCCCGCCCCAGCTTACGTTCAAGACGATCGAGGTAGTGAAAGGATTGGCCATTACCAACGATATATCGGGCTTTCATAAAATTCATTCCTCGGACGCCCACAATTTATGGCAAATTTCGGAGAGGGAAAATGCAGTGGAGATTTCTGAGAATTCGGTTTCCGCTATTTTAAAAAAATTGTGTGTATAA
- a CDS encoding NADH dehydrogenase: MTNTAETQVKYDELKAYIGETMKKPGPLMPIMQKAQDLFGSLSFDVQRFIAEEMGIPMTDVYGVATFYSQFALEPKGKHVIGVCMGTACYVKKAEGVLNALADDLQTAPGNTTPDGLFTLEATRCLGCCGLAPVMMIDDQVYGRLKPEDIPDILNIYRNKQ; the protein is encoded by the coding sequence ATGACCAACACAGCAGAAACTCAGGTAAAATACGATGAATTGAAAGCATACATTGGGGAAACGATGAAAAAGCCTGGTCCTCTTATGCCGATCATGCAAAAAGCGCAGGATCTTTTCGGTTCTCTGTCGTTTGACGTACAACGGTTTATTGCGGAGGAAATGGGAATTCCCATGACGGACGTTTACGGTGTAGCGACTTTTTACTCGCAGTTTGCATTGGAACCGAAAGGCAAACATGTCATCGGGGTATGCATGGGAACGGCCTGCTATGTTAAGAAAGCGGAAGGCGTTCTTAACGCACTGGCGGACGATTTACAGACTGCGCCCGGCAATACGACGCCGGACGGACTGTTTACGCTGGAAGCTACGCGTTGCCTTGGATGCTGCGGATTGGCGCCGGTCATGATGATCGACGATCAGGTATACGGCAGGCTGAAGCCGGAAGATATACCGGATATACTGAACATTTACAGAAACAAACAATAA
- a CDS encoding NADH dehydrogenase, whose protein sequence is MDFYRSHVLVCGGTGCTSSGSGEIIERFENGLSAHGLEKEVKIVRTGCFGLCEAGPIVIVYPEGAFYSRVKPDDVDEIVEEHLLKGRIVERLLHKEEDTSEVATTLDDIEFYKKQNRVALRNCGVIDPEVIDEYIAFDGYRALGFCLTEKTPQEVIDIIKQSGLRGRGGGGFPTGLKWQFGHDAKGDKKYVICNADEGDPGAFMDRSVLEGDPHSVIEAMAIAGYAIGADMGYVYVRAEYPIAVKRLQIAIDQAKEYGLLGERIFDTDFNFDIEIRLGAGAFVCGEETALMESIEGRRGEPRPKPPFPANKGLFGKPTIINNVETLANIPQIILKGAEWFASMGTEKSKGTKVFALGGKINNTGLVEIPMGTTLREVIYDIGGGIPDGKKFKAAQTGGPSGGCIPAEHLDLKIDYDTLTSIGSMMGSGGLIVMDEDNCMVDVAKFFLDFTVDESCGKCPPCRIGTKRMLEILERITDGKGKPGDIEKLIELGESIKAGALCGLGKTAPNPVLSTIKYFRDEYEAHIYDKRCPAGQCQQLLVYEIIPEKCIGCGMCARICPAEAITGEKKQPYHIDPDKCIKCGACVEKCKFSAIKR, encoded by the coding sequence ATGGATTTTTATCGCTCACATGTATTAGTGTGCGGAGGTACTGGTTGTACTTCTTCGGGGTCGGGGGAAATCATTGAAAGATTTGAAAATGGCCTGAGCGCACATGGATTGGAAAAGGAAGTAAAAATAGTCAGAACGGGGTGCTTCGGTTTATGCGAAGCGGGTCCGATTGTAATCGTATATCCGGAGGGGGCTTTTTACAGTAGGGTAAAGCCGGACGATGTTGACGAAATTGTAGAAGAGCACCTTTTAAAGGGCCGTATCGTAGAACGGCTATTGCACAAGGAGGAAGATACAAGCGAAGTTGCGACGACGCTTGACGATATTGAATTCTATAAAAAACAGAATCGTGTTGCTCTTAGAAATTGCGGTGTGATCGATCCGGAAGTGATTGACGAATACATCGCTTTTGACGGTTATAGGGCACTTGGATTTTGTCTGACGGAAAAAACGCCGCAGGAAGTGATTGACATTATTAAGCAATCAGGACTGCGCGGTCGCGGCGGCGGCGGGTTCCCGACAGGGCTCAAATGGCAATTCGGCCATGACGCCAAAGGCGACAAAAAATATGTAATTTGTAACGCTGACGAGGGCGATCCGGGCGCGTTTATGGACCGTTCCGTATTGGAGGGCGATCCGCACAGCGTCATCGAAGCGATGGCCATTGCCGGCTATGCGATCGGCGCGGATATGGGTTATGTATATGTGCGTGCGGAGTATCCGATCGCAGTCAAGAGATTACAGATCGCGATCGACCAGGCAAAGGAATACGGATTGCTTGGAGAAAGAATATTTGATACGGATTTCAATTTTGACATCGAAATCCGCCTCGGCGCGGGCGCTTTTGTATGCGGCGAGGAAACGGCGCTGATGGAGTCCATTGAGGGACGGCGCGGAGAACCGAGGCCGAAGCCGCCGTTCCCGGCAAACAAAGGCCTGTTTGGAAAGCCGACGATCATCAATAACGTTGAGACGTTGGCTAATATTCCGCAGATTATCCTAAAGGGCGCGGAATGGTTTGCCTCGATGGGTACGGAAAAATCCAAAGGAACAAAAGTATTTGCGCTCGGCGGCAAAATCAACAATACCGGATTGGTGGAAATCCCGATGGGAACGACGCTGCGCGAGGTTATTTACGATATTGGCGGAGGTATTCCGGACGGTAAAAAATTCAAAGCCGCGCAGACAGGCGGCCCTTCGGGCGGTTGTATTCCTGCGGAGCATCTGGACCTCAAAATCGATTACGATACGCTGACATCCATCGGCTCGATGATGGGTTCCGGCGGCCTGATCGTTATGGATGAAGATAACTGTATGGTTGACGTGGCAAAATTCTTCCTTGATTTTACGGTGGATGAATCTTGCGGTAAATGCCCTCCGTGCCGTATCGGTACCAAACGTATGCTGGAAATACTGGAACGTATAACGGACGGTAAAGGGAAACCGGGAGATATTGAAAAGCTGATTGAGCTGGGCGAAAGCATTAAGGCGGGAGCTTTATGCGGCCTTGGAAAGACGGCGCCGAACCCTGTGCTTTCGACGATTAAGTATTTCAGGGATGAATACGAAGCGCATATTTACGATAAGCGCTGTCCCGCCGGCCAGTGTCAGCAGTTGCTCGTTTATGAGATTATTCCCGAAAAATGTATTGGTTGCGGCATGTGTGCAAGAATATGTCCGGCGGAGGCGATTACGGGTGAGAAAAAACAGCCGTATCATATCGATCCGGATAAGTGCATCAAGTGCGGAGCGTGCGTGGAAAAATGTAAGTTCTCCGCAATCAAGAGATAA
- the groL gene encoding 60 kDa chaperonin: MAKQLKFGEEARRALESGVNQLADTVKVTLGPKGRNVVLDKKFGAPLITNDGVTIAKEIELEDPFENMGAQLVKEVATKTNDVAGDGTTTATLLAQAIIREGLKNVAAGANPMGIKKGILKASEEAVKGLQEMSKPIADSKAISQVASISAADEEIGSLIAQAMEKVGNDGVITVEESKTMQTELAVVEGMQFDRGYASAYMVTDTDKMEAVLDDPLILITDKKITNIQDLLPVLEQIVQQGKKLLIIAEDVEGEALATLVVNKLRGTFNCVAVKAPGFGDRRKAMLQDIAILTGGTVISEEVGIDLKDATVDMLGHAKQVKVDKENTVIVEGLGKKADIEARIKSIRSQIEETTSDYDKEKLQERLAKLAGGVAVIRVGAATETEMKETKLRIEDALAATRAAVEEGIVPGGGSALLKVSDKIAALIDQLEGDQKTGAKIVLRALEEPVRQIAANAGLEGSIIVEKINADKSKTFGFDAANGEYVDMIKVGIIDPTKVTRSAIQNAASVSAMLLTTESVVTDLPAPEPAMPAGAPGGMPGGMY, encoded by the coding sequence ATGGCTAAACAGTTAAAATTCGGAGAAGAAGCACGCCGTGCTCTGGAAAGCGGTGTGAATCAGTTGGCTGATACAGTAAAAGTGACCTTAGGACCGAAAGGCAGAAACGTTGTACTCGACAAAAAATTCGGCGCTCCGCTCATCACCAACGACGGTGTTACGATTGCAAAAGAGATCGAGTTGGAAGATCCCTTTGAAAACATGGGCGCGCAGCTCGTAAAAGAGGTCGCCACCAAAACAAACGACGTTGCCGGCGACGGTACGACAACCGCTACCCTGCTCGCACAGGCAATCATTCGCGAGGGTCTTAAAAACGTCGCGGCAGGCGCAAATCCGATGGGTATTAAAAAAGGTATCTTGAAAGCTTCCGAGGAAGCGGTAAAGGGGCTGCAGGAAATGTCCAAGCCGATCGCGGATTCCAAAGCGATTTCCCAGGTTGCCAGCATCTCCGCCGCCGATGAGGAAATCGGTTCCCTCATTGCGCAGGCTATGGAAAAAGTCGGAAACGACGGCGTTATTACAGTAGAAGAATCCAAAACAATGCAGACAGAGCTCGCGGTTGTAGAAGGTATGCAGTTTGACCGTGGTTATGCATCCGCTTATATGGTAACGGATACCGATAAAATGGAAGCGGTTTTAGACGATCCGCTTATCCTCATAACAGATAAAAAAATCACCAATATTCAGGATCTGCTCCCCGTTCTCGAACAGATCGTACAGCAAGGCAAAAAGTTACTTATCATCGCAGAAGATGTAGAGGGCGAAGCGCTTGCGACTTTGGTTGTCAACAAGCTGCGCGGCACTTTCAACTGTGTTGCAGTTAAGGCTCCCGGCTTTGGCGACAGAAGAAAAGCAATGCTGCAGGATATTGCTATTCTTACCGGCGGTACGGTTATTTCCGAGGAAGTCGGTATCGACCTTAAGGATGCTACGGTCGATATGCTCGGCCATGCAAAGCAGGTCAAAGTTGACAAAGAAAACACAGTCATCGTTGAGGGATTGGGCAAAAAGGCTGATATTGAAGCACGTATCAAGTCCATCCGTTCGCAGATCGAAGAAACGACTTCCGATTACGATAAAGAAAAACTTCAGGAAAGACTGGCTAAACTCGCCGGCGGCGTAGCGGTTATCCGCGTCGGCGCTGCTACGGAAACAGAAATGAAAGAAACAAAGCTGCGGATTGAAGACGCCCTTGCCGCTACGCGCGCAGCCGTTGAAGAGGGTATCGTACCGGGCGGCGGAAGCGCACTTCTCAAGGTCAGCGACAAGATCGCAGCCCTGATCGATCAGCTCGAGGGCGACCAGAAAACAGGCGCGAAAATCGTTCTGCGCGCCCTGGAAGAACCCGTACGCCAGATCGCGGCGAACGCAGGGCTTGAAGGCAGTATTATTGTTGAAAAGATCAATGCGGACAAATCCAAGACTTTCGGTTTCGACGCTGCCAATGGCGAATATGTCGATATGATCAAAGTCGGCATTATCGATCCTACCAAGGTTACGCGCAGCGCGATCCAGAACGCTGCTTCCGTTTCCGCAATGCTGCTGACAACGGAAAGCGTTGTGACAGATCTTCCCGCTCCGGAACCGGCTATGCCTGCCGGCGCTCCCGGCGGAATGCCCGGTGGAATGTATTAA